The Mucilaginibacter yixingensis genome window below encodes:
- a CDS encoding outer membrane beta-barrel protein, whose protein sequence is MIKRFTPLLLTLLMLCGKISFAQQVVPAWGGGADQRDLSFGFTFQYVSNDYKIIKNPNWQAPYPDPVTGQTLVGPLASITSKSSPGLAVGFISRYSLTEHLEVRSTPLLVFSDRSLMFGYYSANANPSSEVTKDGFLERQVQTTMVEVPLTLKLKSDRLGNFRMYVMGGLKYSAAISTKKAERDLSPEDKLIKNASHFASYEAGIGCDIYFEFFKFSPELRISNSLGNIIVPDDTPYSRPIDKLFLHSLRFSFYFE, encoded by the coding sequence ATGATCAAAAGATTTACCCCGCTATTATTAACCTTACTGATGCTTTGCGGCAAGATTTCGTTTGCGCAGCAAGTGGTACCAGCATGGGGCGGCGGGGCAGATCAACGCGATTTAAGCTTTGGCTTTACTTTTCAATACGTTTCTAATGATTACAAGATCATTAAAAACCCTAACTGGCAGGCACCTTACCCAGATCCCGTAACGGGGCAAACGTTGGTTGGCCCGCTGGCCAGCATCACGTCAAAAAGCAGTCCGGGTTTAGCAGTGGGTTTTATCTCTCGCTATAGTTTAACAGAACATCTGGAAGTGCGCTCTACGCCGCTGCTGGTATTCTCAGACCGTTCATTAATGTTTGGCTATTATAGCGCAAACGCCAACCCCAGCTCTGAGGTAACAAAAGACGGCTTTCTGGAACGCCAGGTGCAAACTACAATGGTAGAGGTACCGCTGACGCTGAAACTAAAGTCAGACCGGTTGGGCAATTTTCGCATGTATGTAATGGGTGGCCTTAAATACTCTGCCGCCATCTCTACCAAAAAAGCCGAGCGCGATCTATCGCCGGAGGACAAACTGATTAAAAATGCCAGTCACTTTGCCTCTTACGAAGCCGGTATAGGTTGCGATATTTATTTCGAGTTCTTTAAGTTCTCGCCAGAGCTGCGCATCTCCAACTCGCTCGGCAACATCATCGTTCCGGATGACACCCCCTATTCCCGACCAATAGATAAGCTGTTTTTACATAGCTTACGGTTTAGTTTTTATTTTGAGTAA
- a CDS encoding acyltransferase has product MKVFYKNLNSLRFIAAALVIIHHTEQYKWFNGLPHYFNHPVIILFGKLGVDIFFVLSGFLITSLLVIEKERFGRIAIKKFYMRRILRIWPLYFLIAGLSFFVWPHVPALHISQMPDPRAHFWENLLLVVFFLPNVQLLLFRAIPYQAQAWSIGVEEQFYLVWPFIANWAKDKRKFRNTIAVLLAGYLLIKAALVLIPAITHRYHKLDDMAYYISDIFQIDCMMIGALFGLFNFDAKAKQLLTGKVLQVVVYVVTLALISAGAMFGYFYWEIYGVLFGIIIINLVNTNTSVISLEFKWMDYLGKISYSMYMIHVLMINCVIRFFTHNTLLIYPLVFLCTIVVSIASYELFEKRFLHLKQSFAKVQSGSDPKVGM; this is encoded by the coding sequence ATGAAGGTATTTTACAAGAACCTTAACTCGCTTCGCTTTATTGCTGCTGCATTGGTTATTATTCACCACACCGAGCAGTACAAATGGTTTAACGGACTCCCGCATTATTTTAATCATCCGGTTATCATTCTATTTGGCAAGTTGGGGGTAGATATCTTTTTTGTGCTGAGTGGTTTTTTGATTACCTCGTTACTGGTTATTGAGAAAGAACGTTTCGGTCGTATCGCCATCAAAAAATTCTATATGCGTCGTATCCTGCGCATCTGGCCGTTGTACTTTTTGATTGCGGGGCTGTCGTTTTTTGTGTGGCCGCATGTGCCTGCGCTGCACATTAGCCAAATGCCAGATCCGCGTGCACATTTCTGGGAGAACCTGCTGCTGGTGGTTTTCTTTTTGCCCAACGTGCAGTTGTTGCTGTTCAGGGCTATTCCTTACCAGGCGCAGGCATGGTCAATCGGGGTGGAGGAGCAGTTTTACCTGGTATGGCCGTTTATTGCCAACTGGGCAAAAGATAAGCGGAAGTTTCGCAATACCATAGCTGTGCTGCTGGCCGGCTATCTGTTGATTAAAGCGGCGCTGGTGTTGATTCCAGCCATCACCCATCGTTACCATAAGCTGGACGATATGGCTTATTACATCTCAGATATTTTCCAGATTGATTGTATGATGATAGGCGCACTGTTTGGTCTGTTTAATTTTGATGCAAAAGCCAAACAACTGCTAACCGGTAAAGTGCTGCAGGTGGTAGTTTATGTAGTTACTTTAGCCCTGATATCAGCCGGTGCCATGTTTGGTTATTTTTACTGGGAGATTTATGGGGTGTTGTTCGGGATCATCATCATTAACCTGGTTAATACCAATACCTCTGTCATCAGTCTTGAATTTAAGTGGATGGATTACCTTGGCAAGATTTCTTACAGCATGTACATGATACACGTGCTGATGATTAACTGCGTGATCCGCTTTTTTACCCATAACACATTGCTTATTTACCCGCTGGTGTTTTTGTGCACTATTGTGGTTTCAATCGCGTCGTACGAGTTATTTGAGAAACGTTTCCTGCATCTCAAGCAAAGTTTTGCCAAGGTGCAAAGCGGCTCAGACCCTAAAGTGGGTATGTGA
- the ubiE gene encoding bifunctional demethylmenaquinone methyltransferase/2-methoxy-6-polyprenyl-1,4-benzoquinol methylase UbiE, whose protein sequence is MSKTVTPYQDEQATKKEQVADMFNNIAKTYDFLNHFLSLGIDVIWRKKAINELKADQPRHILDVATGTGDFAFEALSILRPEKITGVDISQGMLDIAKQKIAKRGLSDRFEVKLGDSEKLPFSDSTFDAITVAYGVRNFENLEKGMADMFRVLKPGGKAVVLEFSKPKAFPIKQLYNFYFNYITPGIGKLFSKDARAYTYLPESVAAFPDGKNFTAIMDKVGFKNTKNRPLAFGICSIYTGVK, encoded by the coding sequence ATGAGCAAAACCGTAACGCCCTACCAGGATGAACAGGCTACCAAGAAAGAACAGGTAGCTGATATGTTTAACAACATTGCCAAAACGTATGATTTTCTGAATCATTTTCTGTCGTTAGGCATCGATGTTATCTGGCGCAAAAAAGCTATCAATGAGTTAAAGGCCGATCAGCCCCGGCATATTCTGGATGTGGCCACCGGTACCGGCGATTTCGCCTTCGAGGCGTTATCCATCCTTCGCCCCGAAAAAATTACGGGCGTGGATATCTCGCAGGGCATGCTCGACATCGCGAAGCAAAAAATTGCCAAACGCGGATTGAGCGATCGCTTCGAGGTTAAACTGGGTGACTCAGAAAAACTACCTTTCAGCGATAGTACTTTTGATGCCATTACTGTAGCTTACGGCGTCCGTAATTTTGAAAACCTGGAAAAAGGCATGGCCGATATGTTTCGCGTGTTGAAACCGGGTGGTAAAGCGGTAGTGCTGGAGTTTTCTAAACCAAAAGCATTCCCTATCAAACAGCTATATAACTTCTACTTTAATTATATTACGCCAGGCATTGGCAAGCTATTTTCTAAAGATGCACGGGCATATACGTATCTGCCAGAGTCGGTAGCGGCTTTTCCGGATGGAAAGAATTTCACCGCAATTATGGATAAGGTTGGCTTTAAAAATACCAAAAACAGGCCTTTGGCGTTTGGTATCTGTTCCATTTATACAGGCGTTAAATGA
- a CDS encoding ComEC/Rec2 family competence protein — translation MLATHKGEIPYLIYLLPFMAGVALALNVPMLPWLKAAHIIFLFTTVVFIGFNLFYRSFKVYRFTWTGGLLLHIVLFTAGIITTVKFDDRQVSTYFEKLPAGKMLLRINSEPQFKNGFIRFTASVKAVGKRATSGNLLVSQPVDSAHAAQYNYGDEVVIPGQYRAIDPPFNPAEFNYKQYLSRQNIYAQAFLQPGEIVVIAHNTGNQLVAYSLHLRQRMISLFKQHMHSKEAIAVASTLILGYKAELDDQVLQAYAQTGTIHVLSVSGTHVAIVFWLISWVLGFLGRGRFWRLTAATVSFLLIWYYALLSGLSPAVCRAAVMISFLIIGQNFNRQINTLNLLAASAFLLLLIDPFLLADVGFELSYLSVAGLIVFQPVIYNRFDVQNRWLDKLWIACSASLAAQAATFALSVYYFHQFPVYFLASNLFIAIPSVLIMYGGMHYLLVSAIGVPLFIKPIAFLFEQSILLMDHGLAFIAHLPYAYTSKLWITNAEQWLLFLLTVLVCCLFYYKKSVFLHLALICLLFFSASVSWRKIEMQQSSALTFLNLKKHTGVVFRQGNRGVVLTDLADTDKAFKYSVQPYLDSSGIRQVNVIGLDRDIAIAFLCKKKNLLRFLDKNILMVTPTLVGIDKGRTANVDYLFVAGSPHPDWQYLRRQFSYQQVIAASNNSERLLDTLAKGAAGTEIKINALKRNKSIIIVSKR, via the coding sequence ATGCTGGCCACGCACAAAGGCGAAATACCTTATCTCATTTACCTGCTGCCATTTATGGCAGGTGTGGCACTGGCTTTAAATGTGCCGATGCTGCCGTGGTTAAAAGCTGCCCATATCATCTTTCTGTTTACCACGGTTGTTTTCATCGGCTTCAATCTTTTTTATCGAAGTTTTAAAGTTTACCGGTTTACTTGGACCGGTGGCCTGCTGCTGCATATTGTCCTGTTTACAGCCGGCATCATTACCACGGTTAAATTTGATGATCGGCAGGTATCAACCTATTTTGAAAAACTGCCGGCCGGCAAAATGCTGCTGCGCATTAATAGCGAACCGCAGTTTAAAAATGGCTTTATAAGGTTTACGGCATCAGTTAAAGCGGTTGGTAAACGGGCCACTTCTGGGAATTTGCTGGTCAGTCAGCCGGTAGATAGTGCGCATGCAGCGCAATACAATTATGGCGATGAGGTGGTGATTCCTGGGCAGTATCGCGCTATTGATCCTCCTTTTAATCCGGCTGAGTTTAATTATAAGCAATACCTGTCTCGCCAAAATATTTATGCGCAGGCTTTTCTGCAACCCGGCGAGATAGTGGTAATTGCACACAATACCGGTAATCAGTTGGTAGCTTACTCATTGCACTTGCGTCAGCGGATGATCAGCCTGTTTAAGCAACACATGCATAGTAAAGAAGCCATTGCCGTAGCCTCAACATTGATATTAGGCTACAAGGCCGAGCTGGACGATCAGGTGCTGCAGGCCTATGCACAAACGGGCACCATCCATGTGCTGTCGGTTTCGGGTACGCACGTGGCTATTGTTTTCTGGTTAATCAGTTGGGTATTGGGTTTTCTTGGTCGCGGGCGTTTCTGGCGGTTAACGGCCGCTACGGTATCGTTTCTGCTCATTTGGTATTATGCGTTGCTGAGCGGATTATCGCCCGCGGTTTGTCGGGCTGCTGTGATGATCAGCTTTCTCATCATCGGTCAAAATTTTAACCGGCAAATCAATACGCTAAATCTGCTGGCTGCATCAGCTTTCTTATTGTTACTTATAGATCCGTTTTTACTAGCCGATGTAGGCTTTGAACTTTCGTATCTCTCTGTTGCCGGATTGATTGTTTTTCAGCCTGTAATCTACAACAGGTTTGATGTGCAGAACCGTTGGTTAGATAAATTGTGGATAGCTTGTTCGGCATCGTTGGCGGCGCAGGCGGCTACCTTTGCACTTAGCGTCTATTACTTTCATCAGTTCCCGGTTTATTTCCTGGCGAGTAATTTGTTCATCGCTATACCATCGGTGCTGATTATGTATGGTGGCATGCATTACCTGCTGGTGTCGGCCATTGGCGTACCGCTGTTTATTAAACCCATTGCTTTTTTGTTTGAGCAAAGCATTTTGCTGATGGACCATGGCTTGGCGTTTATTGCGCACCTGCCTTATGCCTACACCTCCAAACTATGGATAACCAATGCCGAGCAATGGCTGCTATTTTTGCTGACCGTATTGGTATGCTGTTTGTTTTACTATAAAAAGTCGGTTTTTCTTCATCTGGCTTTGATTTGCCTCTTGTTTTTCAGCGCAAGTGTAAGTTGGCGAAAGATAGAAATGCAGCAATCATCAGCCTTAACATTTCTGAATTTAAAGAAACATACTGGCGTTGTTTTCAGGCAGGGCAACAGGGGAGTGGTGTTGACTGATTTGGCCGATACCGATAAAGCGTTTAAGTATTCCGTTCAACCCTACCTGGATAGCAGCGGTATCAGGCAGGTTAACGTCATTGGGTTGGATAGGGATATCGCAATCGCTTTTCTTTGCAAAAAGAAAAATCTGCTACGGTTTCTGGACAAAAATATTTTGATGGTAACACCTACACTGGTTGGTATTGATAAAGGCCGTACGGCTAATGTTGATTATTTGTTTGTAGCGGGCAGCCCTCATCCAGATTGGCAATATCTGCGCCGCCAGTTTAGTTATCAGCAGGTTATCGCAGCATCAAACAATTCAGAGCGCTTGCTGGATACTTTGGCGAAAGGTGCTGCAGGGACGGAAATAAAAATAAATGCGCTGAAGCGTAACAAATCCATAATAATTGTGTCTAAAAGATAA
- a CDS encoding SDR family NAD(P)-dependent oxidoreductase, with amino-acid sequence MAKIALITGATSGIGEACANVFARERYDLIITGRRMDRLEKLADFLKFEYNVNVRILNFDVRDRETTVGNLENLPEEWKKVNVLINNAGLSQGLEPINEGSYDDWDRMIDTNVKGLLYVSKVVSNWMIANGFGHIINLGSIAGKEVYANGNVYCATKHAVDALNKAMRIDLLPHGIKVTAVHPGAVETEFSEVRFKGDKDRAKKVYEGFEPLVAADVAETIWFCASRPPHVNVNDLLLMPTAQSGGANIFRKQE; translated from the coding sequence ATGGCTAAAATTGCTTTGATTACCGGGGCAACCTCGGGTATTGGCGAGGCTTGCGCCAACGTTTTTGCACGTGAGCGTTATGACCTGATTATTACCGGTCGCCGGATGGACCGACTGGAAAAACTGGCTGATTTTCTGAAGTTTGAGTATAACGTTAACGTACGCATCCTCAATTTTGATGTGCGCGACCGCGAAACCACCGTCGGCAACCTGGAGAACTTGCCGGAAGAATGGAAGAAAGTAAACGTGCTGATTAACAACGCCGGCCTGAGCCAGGGATTGGAGCCCATTAACGAGGGCAGTTATGACGATTGGGACCGCATGATTGACACCAACGTAAAAGGCCTGCTGTATGTAAGCAAAGTAGTATCTAACTGGATGATTGCTAACGGTTTCGGGCACATCATCAACCTGGGATCAATAGCCGGCAAAGAGGTTTATGCCAATGGTAACGTGTATTGCGCCACCAAACACGCGGTTGACGCACTGAACAAAGCCATGCGTATTGACCTGCTGCCACACGGAATTAAGGTAACCGCTGTGCATCCTGGCGCTGTAGAAACCGAATTTTCTGAAGTGCGTTTCAAGGGTGATAAAGATCGCGCTAAAAAGGTATATGAAGGTTTTGAACCCCTGGTAGCTGCCGATGTAGCCGAAACCATCTGGTTCTGCGCCTCGCGCCCACCACATGTAAATGTGAATGATTTGTTGCTGATGCCAACAGCACAATCAGGCGGAGCAAATATTTTCAGGAAGCAGGAGTAA
- a CDS encoding DUF4412 domain-containing protein, with translation MNFKKLAFAAAITVSAATLNANAQKVYKEGSLVVTTTTPMGQIDSKVYFKNDTTGVTLQQGPANIKVIGVSDTYFAVLVDVPVAGKKLAAVATPAEIEETMSQLPELTFTPTTETKQISGFNCTKVTAKNTKTNDTFDIWVTNDISLPQHGSAADIYAKAGGVPIDYYSFQQGKAHVVVKSISDEKVPAGMFKITDDYQRISLTDLKAMSGRR, from the coding sequence ATGAATTTCAAAAAATTAGCTTTTGCTGCCGCCATCACCGTATCGGCTGCCACTTTAAATGCCAACGCACAAAAAGTTTATAAAGAAGGAAGCCTGGTTGTTACAACCACTACGCCAATGGGGCAGATAGACTCTAAAGTGTATTTTAAAAATGATACTACCGGCGTAACCCTTCAGCAGGGGCCTGCCAATATCAAGGTAATTGGTGTGAGCGATACTTATTTTGCTGTATTGGTAGACGTACCGGTAGCTGGTAAAAAACTGGCTGCCGTTGCCACTCCTGCCGAAATTGAGGAGACGATGTCGCAGTTGCCAGAGCTTACCTTTACGCCAACTACCGAAACCAAGCAGATCTCTGGTTTCAATTGCACAAAGGTTACTGCCAAAAACACCAAAACTAACGACACTTTTGATATTTGGGTAACCAACGATATCAGCCTGCCACAGCATGGCTCTGCTGCCGATATTTATGCCAAAGCGGGCGGCGTGCCTATTGATTATTACTCTTTTCAGCAAGGTAAAGCCCACGTTGTGGTTAAATCTATAAGCGATGAGAAAGTGCCTGCCGGTATGTTTAAAATTACCGACGACTATCAGCGCATTAGCCTGACCGATCTGAAAGCTATGAGCGGACGCAGATAA